A genomic window from Salvelinus alpinus chromosome 10, SLU_Salpinus.1, whole genome shotgun sequence includes:
- the LOC139531840 gene encoding patched domain-containing protein 3-like isoform X1 encodes MARCKTDCVEKPIARGFEILGGFVGRHPWWFLILPMFISAGLGGGFYFLADREANGIEEMFTPIDGPAKHERQVVKQYFPQSDSNFSRLRLYTEGTFASLIIVKSGKNILTSTAFTNIFEMDRIVTSMTIGAFAFRDLCVKKGGECVSNSIFDIVKTPSDVTTTTINYPYNGTIFIASEIGGVKLKSGFEIESAEAIRLFYFLKEDNQTRNTMWLKKFIETASKMKKEEGMTISYFTSISREEEFEKSSDSIIPLFSLTYALAINFSIISCLRLDCVRNKVWVATFGVLSAGMAVLSSFGLLLYCGMPFAMTVATAPFLILGIGVDDMFIMISCWQQTQVHDNVEDRMAATYKDAAVSITITTLTDALAFYIGLLTPFGSVQSFCMYTGTAVLFCYLYNITFFGAFLALNGSREKGNRHWLTCMKVPEPEENSKKYNLCCVGGAYDHQTGKEEPMPINNFFKMYYGPFLTNTWTKVFVILLYAGYLGSSIYGCFQIQEGIDLKNLAADSSYVGSYYDNEDQYFSEYGPNVMVVVTDSKFQYWDKTARKRLDTCLERFESLTLDGRSLVAKNMTLSWLNEYVKVINPNNETIFMDSLPAFLQQSDFTQDVNISNKVIIASRMFIQTINVSTAVDEKNMLNKLRETANGCSEKLVVYHPAFIYFDQYAVIVSNTIQNIVVATLAMLVISLMLIPNPICSLWVTFAIASVIVGVAGFMALWDVNLDSVSMINLVICIGFSVDFSAHISYAFVSSKEVTANKKAVDAVYHLGYPIIQGAVSTILGVVVLSAAESYIFRTFFKIMFLVILFGAVHGIVFIPVFLTFFGICGGKVSDKKDDGRSNTLSQSGQMCVTQTTGDFNMKNMRELRAVAANSNVRSVSSNQSSHYYSHSVNGKTNSAYENIEDCP; translated from the exons atgGCTAGGTGCAAAACAGACTGCGTTGAAAAGCCTATAGCTAGGGGATTTGAAATACTTGGGGGCTTTGTTGGTAGACACCCCTGGTGGTTTTTGATTCTTCCCATGTTCATTTCTGCGGGACTTGGCGGAGGATTTTACTTCCTTGCGGACAGAGAAGCAAATGGCATTGAAGAGATGTTTACTCCTATTGATGGACCGGCCAAACATGAACGACAAGTAGTCAAACAGTACTTTCCACAGAGTGATAGTAACTTCTCTCGTTTGCGACTCTATACTGAAGGGACCTTTGCATCTCTCATAATTGTGAAGTCTGGAAAAAATATTCTCACATCTACTGCTTTTACAAACATATTTGAAATGGACAGAATTGTAACAAGCATGACAATTGGTGCATTCGCTTTTAGAGATCTATGTGTTAAGAAAGGTGGTGAGTGTGTGTCAAATTCAATCTTTGATATTGTAAAAACTCCTAGTGATGTTACCACAACAACGATTAACTACCCATATAATGGCACAATTTTCATTGCATCTGAAATTGGTGGTGTGAAACTGAAAAGTGGATTTGAAATTGAAAGCGCAGAGGCAATTAGACTATTTTACTTCTTAAAAGAAGACAACCAAACTAGAAATACCATGTGGCTAAAGAAGTTTATAGAGACTGCTTCCAAGATGAAAAAAGAAGAAGGC ATGACAATATCTTACTTTACATCCATATCAAGGGAGGAAGAGTTTGAGAAGAGCTCTGACTCaatcattcctctcttctcattgaCATATGCCCTGGCCATCAATTTTTCTATCATATCTTGTTTGAG GTTGGACTGTGTGAGGAACAAGGTGTGGGTGGCAACCTTTGGTGTCCTCTCAGCTGGTATGGCAGTGCTGTCCAGTTTTGGGTTGTTGCTGTACTGTGGGATGCCCTTCGCCATGACTGTGGCAACAGCTCCATTCCTGATTCTGG GAATTGGTGTTGACGACATGTTCATCATGATTTCCTGCTGGCAGCAGACTCAAGTTCATGACAACGTAGAGGACCGTATGGCAGCTACATACAAAGACGCAGCTGTCTCTATCACCATCACAACACTAACTGATGCCCTGGCCTTCTATATTGGTCTGTTAACTCCATTTGGTTCTGTACAATCCTTTTGTATGTATACTGGCACAGCTGTCCTGTTCTGTTACTTGTACAATATTACCTTCTTTGGTGCATTTCTGGCATTGAATGGGAGTCGTGAAAAGGGCAACAGACACTGGCTGACATGCATGAAGGTTCCAGAACCAGAGGAGAACTCTAAAAAGTACAACCTCTGCTGTGTAGGGGGAGCTTATGATCATCAAACGGGAAAAGAGGAGCCAATGCCCATTAACAACTTCTTTAAGATGTACTATGGGCCATTTCTAACAAATACTTGGACCAAGGTGTTTGTGATCCTGCTCTATGCTGGATATTTGGGCTCAAGTATCTATGGTTGCTTCCAAATCCAAGAAGGCATAGACCTTAAAAACCTAGCAGCTGATAGCTCATACGTGGGTAGCTATTACGATAATGAGGACCAATACTTTTCAGAGTATGGTCCAAATGTTATGGTTGTTGTGACTGACAGTAAGTTTCAATATTGGGACAAAACTGCTCGAAAGCGTCTGGATACTTGTCTTGAACGTTTTGAGAGTCTAACGTTGGATGGTCGATCATTGGTTGCAAAAAATATGACCCTTTCTTGGCTTAATGAATATGTGAAAGTTATAAATCCAAATAACGAAACCATTTTCATGGATAGTTTACCTGCGTTTTTACAACAATCAGATTTCACACAAGATGTGAATATTTCAAACAAAGTCATAATTGCCTCGCGTATGTTTATTCAGACAATCAACGTCAGTACAGCCGTTGATGAAAAGAACATGTTGAATAAGCTTCGAGAGACAGCTAATGGTTGTTCAGAAAAGTTGGTTGTTTACCACCCTGCTTTCATATACTTTGACCAGTATGCAGTCATTGTTAGTAATACCATCCAAAACATTGTAGTTGCCACTCTTGCCATGCTGGTGATCTCCCTCATGTTGATCCCCAACCCCATATGTTCTCTGTGGGTGACCTTTGCCATTGCCTCTGTCATAGTGGGTGTTGCTGGTTTCATGGCATTATGGGATGTCAATCTAGACTCTGTATCCATGATCAATCTTGTCATCTGCATTGGTTTCTCAGTGGATTTTTCTGCTCACATTTCCTATGCTTTTGTCTCTAGCAAAGAGGTCACCGCTAATAAGAAGGCTGTAGATGCTGTCTATCACTTGGGGTATCCCATCATACAGGGAGCTGTGTCTACTATTTtaggagtggtggtgctgtctgctgCTGAGAGCTACATCTTCAGAACCTTCTTTAAGATCATGTTCTTGGTCATTTTGTTTGGGGCGGTCCATGGTatagtgtttatcccagtgtttCTGACCTTCTTTGGAATCTGCGGAGGCAAAGTCAGTGATAAAAAAGATGATGGTAGGTCTAACACCTTGTCTCAAAGTGGTCAGATGTGTGTCACCCAAACCACAGGTGATTTCAACATGAAGAATATGCGTGAATTAAGGGCTGTAGCAGCTAATTCAAATGTAAGGTCAGTCAGTTCTAACCAAAGCTCACATTATTATTCACATAGTGTCAACGGGAAAACTAATAGTGCTTACGAAAACATTGAAGACTGCCCCTAA
- the LOC139531840 gene encoding patched domain-containing protein 3-like isoform X2: MDYYKETREVPSIATISKLDRLDCVRNKVWVATFGVLSAGMAVLSSFGLLLYCGMPFAMTVATAPFLILGIGVDDMFIMISCWQQTQVHDNVEDRMAATYKDAAVSITITTLTDALAFYIGLLTPFGSVQSFCMYTGTAVLFCYLYNITFFGAFLALNGSREKGNRHWLTCMKVPEPEENSKKYNLCCVGGAYDHQTGKEEPMPINNFFKMYYGPFLTNTWTKVFVILLYAGYLGSSIYGCFQIQEGIDLKNLAADSSYVGSYYDNEDQYFSEYGPNVMVVVTDSKFQYWDKTARKRLDTCLERFESLTLDGRSLVAKNMTLSWLNEYVKVINPNNETIFMDSLPAFLQQSDFTQDVNISNKVIIASRMFIQTINVSTAVDEKNMLNKLRETANGCSEKLVVYHPAFIYFDQYAVIVSNTIQNIVVATLAMLVISLMLIPNPICSLWVTFAIASVIVGVAGFMALWDVNLDSVSMINLVICIGFSVDFSAHISYAFVSSKEVTANKKAVDAVYHLGYPIIQGAVSTILGVVVLSAAESYIFRTFFKIMFLVILFGAVHGIVFIPVFLTFFGICGGKVSDKKDDGRSNTLSQSGQMCVTQTTGDFNMKNMRELRAVAANSNVRSVSSNQSSHYYSHSVNGKTNSAYENIEDCP; encoded by the exons ATGGACTATTATAAGGAAACCAGAGAAGTACCTTCCATAGCTACAATAAGTAAACTGGATAG GTTGGACTGTGTGAGGAACAAGGTGTGGGTGGCAACCTTTGGTGTCCTCTCAGCTGGTATGGCAGTGCTGTCCAGTTTTGGGTTGTTGCTGTACTGTGGGATGCCCTTCGCCATGACTGTGGCAACAGCTCCATTCCTGATTCTGG GAATTGGTGTTGACGACATGTTCATCATGATTTCCTGCTGGCAGCAGACTCAAGTTCATGACAACGTAGAGGACCGTATGGCAGCTACATACAAAGACGCAGCTGTCTCTATCACCATCACAACACTAACTGATGCCCTGGCCTTCTATATTGGTCTGTTAACTCCATTTGGTTCTGTACAATCCTTTTGTATGTATACTGGCACAGCTGTCCTGTTCTGTTACTTGTACAATATTACCTTCTTTGGTGCATTTCTGGCATTGAATGGGAGTCGTGAAAAGGGCAACAGACACTGGCTGACATGCATGAAGGTTCCAGAACCAGAGGAGAACTCTAAAAAGTACAACCTCTGCTGTGTAGGGGGAGCTTATGATCATCAAACGGGAAAAGAGGAGCCAATGCCCATTAACAACTTCTTTAAGATGTACTATGGGCCATTTCTAACAAATACTTGGACCAAGGTGTTTGTGATCCTGCTCTATGCTGGATATTTGGGCTCAAGTATCTATGGTTGCTTCCAAATCCAAGAAGGCATAGACCTTAAAAACCTAGCAGCTGATAGCTCATACGTGGGTAGCTATTACGATAATGAGGACCAATACTTTTCAGAGTATGGTCCAAATGTTATGGTTGTTGTGACTGACAGTAAGTTTCAATATTGGGACAAAACTGCTCGAAAGCGTCTGGATACTTGTCTTGAACGTTTTGAGAGTCTAACGTTGGATGGTCGATCATTGGTTGCAAAAAATATGACCCTTTCTTGGCTTAATGAATATGTGAAAGTTATAAATCCAAATAACGAAACCATTTTCATGGATAGTTTACCTGCGTTTTTACAACAATCAGATTTCACACAAGATGTGAATATTTCAAACAAAGTCATAATTGCCTCGCGTATGTTTATTCAGACAATCAACGTCAGTACAGCCGTTGATGAAAAGAACATGTTGAATAAGCTTCGAGAGACAGCTAATGGTTGTTCAGAAAAGTTGGTTGTTTACCACCCTGCTTTCATATACTTTGACCAGTATGCAGTCATTGTTAGTAATACCATCCAAAACATTGTAGTTGCCACTCTTGCCATGCTGGTGATCTCCCTCATGTTGATCCCCAACCCCATATGTTCTCTGTGGGTGACCTTTGCCATTGCCTCTGTCATAGTGGGTGTTGCTGGTTTCATGGCATTATGGGATGTCAATCTAGACTCTGTATCCATGATCAATCTTGTCATCTGCATTGGTTTCTCAGTGGATTTTTCTGCTCACATTTCCTATGCTTTTGTCTCTAGCAAAGAGGTCACCGCTAATAAGAAGGCTGTAGATGCTGTCTATCACTTGGGGTATCCCATCATACAGGGAGCTGTGTCTACTATTTtaggagtggtggtgctgtctgctgCTGAGAGCTACATCTTCAGAACCTTCTTTAAGATCATGTTCTTGGTCATTTTGTTTGGGGCGGTCCATGGTatagtgtttatcccagtgtttCTGACCTTCTTTGGAATCTGCGGAGGCAAAGTCAGTGATAAAAAAGATGATGGTAGGTCTAACACCTTGTCTCAAAGTGGTCAGATGTGTGTCACCCAAACCACAGGTGATTTCAACATGAAGAATATGCGTGAATTAAGGGCTGTAGCAGCTAATTCAAATGTAAGGTCAGTCAGTTCTAACCAAAGCTCACATTATTATTCACATAGTGTCAACGGGAAAACTAATAGTGCTTACGAAAACATTGAAGACTGCCCCTAA